The sequence TGGGTAAATATATGGGTTTTCATGTTACTCTTAAATCCAGAAACAAAACTTAAGTTTCTGGTGCCGGGCATTTTAACTAATCTTCAGTCGCCGATTCCTGCCTTAAAGAAGAAAAAACAATTTTTCCTTTTTCAAAAATTCTCAAAACCTTACTCTCTTCCGAAACAACAAAAACAGTGGTCTTGGGCAGTTTGTAAGAACAAGCAATTCCGGCCAGATGCCGGGTGTGAACTTTTTTGGCAAAACCAAAAGCCTGGGAAAGGTCAATGGTTTTTTTCAGCTTCATTTTTTCTGCCACTGCTTTGGGCTGCATATTCTCCAGATAAACCCCGCTGGCAACAAGATTGCCCTTTCTGCCAATCAGCACCGCACCGTCAAAATAAGACAGTTTAGAAAAAATTTCCAAAGCCTTATCAAAAGAAAGCTTAATTAAAGAAACCTGCTTTTCTGAAAACAAGTTTTGGCTGGCATCGGGGAAAGAGGCATAATCTTCAAGCCATTGCTTTTCCCAGCCAAATACAACCAAAAAGCCAAATTCTTTGCGGCGGCGCTTTTGCAGAGCTTTTAGAAGCGAATAAATCTTTAGTTTTAAATAAAGCTCTTGGTCATTAGCGTCAGATTTTTTAAAGATTTTGATTATTTCCTGTTTTTCCCTGTCCGAAAGCCAATGGCCAAAGAAATTTAAGATTTGGGGCAGTTTAAAGACCTTTTTTATTGTCTGATAACCTGTTTTTAACATTAGATCTTGATTTGAAGACTTTAATTTTCAAATATTTTCTAAACTTAAAGCTATCCTGGGTTCGGTAAGTTGGCCGACCCGGTTTATTGCCAACTTTAGCGTGGTTTTTCATGTTATAATAGACGTCAAACTTTTAAAAGTATAACATACTCAAAATTAGTTCAATTTCCAATAGGGGTCTACTAATTTACCAATCATTACTAATATCTACCAATCATTCTTATGCTATATCCTACCAATTTACCAATTGGTAGGATATAGCAATGAAGCTGGGCACTTAGCTCAGTGGCAGAGCAACTGTTTTACACACAGTAGGTCGGGGGTTCAATCCCTCCAGTGCCCACGGATTTTCTCGACAAATTGTTTATCTTGACAAGATTGTAATAATGGCTAAAATTAAATAAAGGTAATTTAAAATAAAAAATTATGAAAAAAATCATTGTTTTTGCGCTTTTAAGCGTTTTGGCTCTACCGGTTTTTGCTCTCCAGCCCCTGCCTGACCCAGGCGTCAGCACCATTGACCAACTGATTGAAAAAATTTACCGGGTAATGGATGTAGTTTTTACCATTTTAATTATTTTTGCTGTTGGTTTTATTCTTTATGCCGGATTTACTTATGTTACTGCTGCGGGAGATAAGGACAAAACAGATAAAGCCAACAAAATGATTATTT is a genomic window of Patescibacteria group bacterium containing:
- a CDS encoding diadenylate cyclase, whose product is MLKTGYQTIKKVFKLPQILNFFGHWLSDREKQEIIKIFKKSDANDQELYLKLKIYSLLKALQKRRRKEFGFLVVFGWEKQWLEDYASFPDASQNLFSEKQVSLIKLSFDKALEIFSKLSYFDGAVLIGRKGNLVASGVYLENMQPKAVAEKMKLKKTIDLSQAFGFAKKVHTRHLAGIACSYKLPKTTVFVVSEESKVLRIFEKGKIVFSSLRQESATED